The Halichoerus grypus chromosome 14, mHalGry1.hap1.1, whole genome shotgun sequence genome contains a region encoding:
- the BARX1 gene encoding homeobox protein BarH-like 1: protein MQRPGDPGAARFGPPEGCADHPPHRYRSFMIEEILTEPPGPKGAAPAAAAAAAAGELLKFGVQALLAARPFHSHLAVLKAEQAAVFKFPLAPLGCSGLGSALLAAGPGLPGTPGTPHLPLELQLRGKLETPGTGDPGAKAKKGRRSRTVFTELQLMGLEKRFEKQKYLSTPDRIDLAESLGLSQLQVKTWYQNRRMKWKKIVLQGGGLESPTKPKGRPKKNSIPTSEQLTEQERAKEAEKPAEAPGETIDRSRED, encoded by the exons ATGCAGCGGCCTGGGGACCCCGGCGCCGCGCGCTTCGGGCCGCCCGAGGGCTGCGCCGACCACCCGCCGCATCGCTACCGCAGCTTCATGATCGAAGAGATCCTCACCGAGCCGCCGGGGCCCAAGGgcgccgcgcccgccgccgccgctgccgccgcggCGGGCGAGCTGCTCAAGTTCGGCGTGCAGGCGCTGCTGGCCGCGCGGCCCTTCCACAGCCACCTGG CGGTGTTGAAAGCCGAGCAGGCTGCGGTGTTTAAGTTCCCTCTGGCGCCGCTGGGCTGCTCCGGGCTAGGCTCGGCGTTACTGGCAGCAGGGCCTGGACTGCCCGGCACCCCTGGCACACCGCACCTGCCTCTCGAGCTGCAGCTCCGTGGGAAGTTGGAGACGCCGGGCACCGGGGATCCGGGCGCCAAGGCCAAGAAGGGGCGTCGCAGCCGCACGGTGTTCACGGAGCTGCAGCTGATGGGCCTAGAGAAACGCTTTGAGAAGCAGAAGTACCTCTCCACGCCGGACAG AATAGATCTCGCTGAATCCCTGGGCCTGAGCCAGTTGCAGGTGAAGACGTGGTACCAGAATCGGAGGATGAAGTGGAAGAAAATA GTGCTGCAGGGCGGCGGCCTGGAGTCTCCCACCAAGCCCAAGGGGCGGCCCAAGAAGAACTCCATTCCCACGAGCGAACAGCTCACGGAGCAGGAGCGCGCCAAGGAGGCGGAGAAGCCGGCGGAGGCGCCGGGCGAGACCATCGACAGGAGCCGCGAGGACTGA